One window of Dermacentor albipictus isolate Rhodes 1998 colony unplaced genomic scaffold, USDA_Dalb.pri_finalv2 scaffold_14, whole genome shotgun sequence genomic DNA carries:
- the LOC139051756 gene encoding uncharacterized protein isoform X2, giving the protein MGIGVAGGIEIHCVLRGCLSTISEETPYRKKPSSIAVAAIPDGAKDDVSYAFRNSTIEDALPENRNLVLKPWSKVDERTCGSLTGQSRRLFPRAEWYPLVDMGVKDSVVQCKTTQVPWAVQGAWHQTVVASRFTVCLLICSARDATTRGAAAAMTGRFVECDHVPSAECRLDVSGGRRRIHPRGTPPMLNASKAESNGDADGVAAPSSCLWRLQTRFAPNSVDGSTAAPTGVARRLPSARLHLVAAATAQEPQPLQAALPSPKLRLSKLSR; this is encoded by the exons ATGGGGATCGGTGTAGCTGGCGGCATCGAAATTCACTGTGTCCTCCGAGGCTGCCTGTCAACCATCTCGGAAGAGACGCCATACCGCAAGAAGCCTTCCTCGATTGCAGTCGCTGCAATTCCTGATGGGGCCAAGGATGACGTGTCCTACGCCTTCCGTAACTCGACCATCGAGGACGCCCTCCCAGAGAATCGCAACCTTGTGCTCAAGCCGTGGTCCAAGGTCGACGAACGCACTTGCGGCAGCCTCACAGGACAATCCAGGAGGCTGTTCCCGAGGGCCGAGTGGTACCCGCTCGTTGACATGGGCGTCAAGGACAGCGTGGTTCAGTGCAAGACCACGCAAGTACCATGGGCCGTGCAAGGAGCCTGGCACCAGACGGTGGTAGCCTCGAGGTTCACCGTGTGCCTTCTAATATGCAG TGCGCGAGATGCGACCACGCGCGGAGCGGCCGCGGCCATGACTGGCCGGTTCGTCGAGTGCGACCACGTGCCTTCTGCCGAGTGCCGCCTCGACGTCTCGGGTGGCAGGCGGCGCATCCACCCGCGTGGCACCCCGCCGATGCTGAACGCCTCCAAGGCTGAGAGCAACGGAGACGCGGACGGCGTGGCTGCACCGAGCAGCTGCCTTTGGAGGCTGCAGACGAG GTTCGCCCCGAACAGCGTAGACGGCAGTACGGCAGCCCCGACAGGAGTCGCCCGTCGTCTGCCGTCTGCTCGGCTGCACCTCGTCGCAGCTGCAACGGCACAAGAGCCCCAACCTCTGCAGGCGGCCTTACCGTCACCTAAGCTGCGCTTATCCAAGCTGAGTCGCTGA
- the LOC139051756 gene encoding uncharacterized protein isoform X1 encodes MGIGVAGGIEIHCVLRGCLSTISEETPYRKKPSSIAVAAIPDGAKDDVSYAFRNSTIEDALPENRNLVLKPWSKVDERTCGSLTGQSRRLFPRAEWYPLVDMGVKDSVVQCKTTQVPWAVQGAWHQTVVASRFTVCLLICSARDATTRGAAAAMTGRFVECDHVPSAECRLDVSGGRRRIHPRGTPPMLNASKAESNGDADGVAAPSSCLWRLQTSSSGGTPSRDEHPPAGGWQEPGSSPVYGSAHTDDAPVDRPARDGSSRLANARTVVCIAKVRPEQRRRQYGSPDRSRPSSAVCSAAPRRSCNGTRAPTSAGGLTVT; translated from the exons ATGGGGATCGGTGTAGCTGGCGGCATCGAAATTCACTGTGTCCTCCGAGGCTGCCTGTCAACCATCTCGGAAGAGACGCCATACCGCAAGAAGCCTTCCTCGATTGCAGTCGCTGCAATTCCTGATGGGGCCAAGGATGACGTGTCCTACGCCTTCCGTAACTCGACCATCGAGGACGCCCTCCCAGAGAATCGCAACCTTGTGCTCAAGCCGTGGTCCAAGGTCGACGAACGCACTTGCGGCAGCCTCACAGGACAATCCAGGAGGCTGTTCCCGAGGGCCGAGTGGTACCCGCTCGTTGACATGGGCGTCAAGGACAGCGTGGTTCAGTGCAAGACCACGCAAGTACCATGGGCCGTGCAAGGAGCCTGGCACCAGACGGTGGTAGCCTCGAGGTTCACCGTGTGCCTTCTAATATGCAG TGCGCGAGATGCGACCACGCGCGGAGCGGCCGCGGCCATGACTGGCCGGTTCGTCGAGTGCGACCACGTGCCTTCTGCCGAGTGCCGCCTCGACGTCTCGGGTGGCAGGCGGCGCATCCACCCGCGTGGCACCCCGCCGATGCTGAACGCCTCCAAGGCTGAGAGCAACGGAGACGCGGACGGCGTGGCTGCACCGAGCAGCTGCCTTTGGAGGCTGCAGACGAG CTCCTCTGGAGGCACACCCAGTAGGGACGAACACCCGCCGGCCGGTGGATGGCAGGAGCCAGGGTCATCTCCAGTGTACGGCAGTGCGCACACCGATGACGCCCCCGTAGACAGGCCTGCCAGGGACGGCAGCAGCAGGCTGGCAAATGCGAGGACGGTCGTCTGCATCGCAAAG GTTCGCCCCGAACAGCGTAGACGGCAGTACGGCAGCCCCGACAGGAGTCGCCCGTCGTCTGCCGTCTGCTCGGCTGCACCTCGTCGCAGCTGCAACGGCACAAGAGCCCCAACCTCTGCAGGCGGCCTTACCGTCACCTAA